Below is a genomic region from Acidobacteriota bacterium.
GAAGGAGGGGAGATCCTCTGCCTGATCAAACCCCAATTTGAGGTGGGAAAAGAAGAGGTAGAGAAGAAAGGGATTATCAAAACACCGGAAAAACATAAAAAAGTGGTTGAGGAAATATCCATATTTGCTCAAAATATTGGGTTGGTGAGTAAGGGAATCATCCCTTCACCCATTCTCGGGGTTAAAGGAAATAAGGAGTTCTTTATCTATCTGGTAAAGCCAAAAGGGTAAGGTACCGATGGAGATAAGATGTGCGGGAATCATAGCCAAGCCAAAAGCAGAGGTGGCAAAGAAGGTCATCGCTGAGCTCCTCAGCTGGCTAAAGGAAAAGAAAATAGAGGTTATCTTCGACAATCAAACCGCTGCCCTTGCTGAGGGGGTTACCGGCGAATCACGAGAGATCCTTGCCAATAAAGCTGACCTTATCATCGTATTGGGAGGTGATGGAACCCTTTTAAATGTCGCTCATTCGATAAAGGGAAGCAAAACCCCTATCCTGGCAGTAAATTTAGGGAGTATGGGCTTTCTCACCGAGGTGAGTTTGAACGATCTTTATCCCATGCTCACCAAGGTACTTGAGGGAGAATATCGCCTTGATCCGCGGATGATGCTATACTCCCGCCTCTTTCGCCATAGTGAGGAGATGCTCAGCTATCATGTGCTCAACGATGTAGTGATAAACAAGAGTGCTCTCGCCCGGATAATAGACATAGAGGTACGCATAGATGGCCACCTGGTAACTGTGTTTAAATCGGACGGACTAATCATTGCTACTCCTACCGGTTCAACCGCTTACTCCTTAGCCGCGGGAGGTCCTATAATCTTTCCCAGTATGGAGGCGGTCATAATAACCCCTATCTGCCCCCATAGTCTCACTAATCGATCATTGGTAGTGCCGCCCGATTCAACCATCGAAGCGACCTTAAAAACCACCGATGAAGAGGTCTACCTCACCCTCGATGGACAAGAGGGACTATTCTTGAGACCAGGAGATAAAATAGAGATAGTAAAAAGCCCGCATATTCTTTACCTCATCCATTCACCCCGGAAGAACTATTTTGAAGTATTAAGAAACAAACTAAAATGGGGCGAAAGATAAGACGAGGTTAGCAATGGAGATAACTAAAAGAGAGAAGGGAGAAGTGACTATCCTCGATATAAAGGGAAAGATGGCACTTGGTTATAATGAAGGAGCATTGAGGGAAGAAATAGAAGATCTCCTTAAAGAAGGAAAAAGAAAGATCATAATAAACCTATCTGAAGTAAGTTATATGGATAGCACAGGTGTGGGAGAGTTGGTGAGCTCTTTTAGGGAAGCGAAAAATCGCGAAGCAGTGATCAAGATAATTAATGTAGGAAATAAGGTTTATCGGACGCTCACCATAATGAAGCTTCTTCCCATATTCAAGGTCTTTTCGAGCGAGGAAGAGGCGCTAAAAAGTTTCGCTAAATAAGCCTATTCCCGCCTTTCGCGCCACCTATCATAACGAGCAAGGTATCCCCTTACCACTTCTTCGGGATTCAACCCTAACACCTTGGCATACTCAACAATGAAACCGCGGAGATAAACTCGAGGGGGAAGGGAAGCAAAATCCTCCTCCTCTATAAGCTCCAAATTACGGAGGGTTATTTTAGTCCTGGTAGATATCTCCTCAAGAGGTATATTCCTCAATACACGGATCTTCTTCAAATAGCTTCCGCTATATACCTCATCGAGAACAGGGAAGGTGTCTCTCTCCTTAATCTCTCCCTTCCCTCCTCTAAGGGTGGTATAATCCACACACTCTTCTCCTTTAATCTCCCCCCTTTCCACCAATCGAGAATCATACTTTACCCTTTCCTCAGGATCACTCAGGATGCGATAAGCTCGACCAATGAGCTCTGATATCTTGGAGATTTCCGCAGAGGAAAGAAGAAAATAAATGGCGAAATTATCCTCCTGATAGAACCTTTTCATTCGCTCATATCCCCTTGCCACCTCTTCCAAAGAAGCGTCAGGGGAGATGCCGAGGAGCTGATAATAGTTAAGCGAGGAAGCGGGCTTTAACTCAAAATCCTGCTTCTTACGATAAGAGACAATGATATTGGCGAGGTTTTCTATCCCAAGCGAGACGGCAGAATCCTTGTCGATGGATATCAACGGACGAGCGGTTAAAGCCGATTTTTCCATCGCCTCATCATAAGGAATGGAACCAACATAAGAAAGGGGAATACCAAGGTGATATCGAACAGCCCACTCAATCATCTTCCCCATCCTCTTCTCCCCCTTATCCTTAACCTGATTCAACGCTAACCCGACGGTAAGGCTATCCCTCGCCTCAGCCACCTTGGGAACAAACTCTGGAAGCAAAGATTTGACTTGCTCCACAACATCAAAAGAAGAAGAGACCCCTCTTTCTACAAGTCTATTAAGAAATGTCTTCATTTCTTTCGCCGGAATCGAGTGCTGAAGATAACGGAGGAAAGCAGCCTTTAAGAAACGATAACATCCCTCGAGAGCAGCGGGAAACGGAAGGGTTATAAGAAGCTTCCTCTCCGCCTGTAGAAAAAGATCAAGGGTGTTGTAGGAAGTCCCCCCTCCAATATCCAATATCACATAGTCAGCATCAAGTTCGGAAAGAGCATTGATGAACCTTAATTTCTGATAGTAACGGATACTAAATGCCATTAAATCGGTCACTATCCCGGGAACAAGCGAGAGGTTCGGAATATTGGTTTCGATTCTCAACTCATTCAGATCTTTTACCCCCCGAAAGAGGAAATCAGCGAGGGATAGTTTAGGAAAGCCAACGCCCAAATAGGTGTGAAGACTCGCCCCACCAAGATTTGCATCAACGAGAACAACCCTCCTCCCAGAGAGGGCGAGATACCCACCAAGGTTAACTGCAATAAGGCTCACCCCCACTCCACCTTTACCGCTGGCAATACCTATTATTTCTGGCGCTTCAGCCATCTTTGCTATCCTTCCTCAAAAGGGGCTCATTCATACTCCCTTGACGATACCCTTCAAGATCGAGGGCAATGAAATGATAGCCTATCTCTTTGAAAGCCTTCACTATCTTCCGCTTAACCTCAGGAGAAACTGCTCTCTTGATATCTTCACTCTCCAACTCGATCCTCGCCAACTCCTGATGATGTCTTACTCTAAATTGGTGGAAACCAAGCTCCCGTAAAACCTCCTCCGCTCTCTCCACCATCACCAGCTTCTCCTTAGTTATGGGATGATGGTAAGGAAACCGGGAGGCAAGACAAGCAAATGAAGGCTTATTCCAGGTAGAAAGTCCTGCTTTTCGTGAAAGGTTCCTCACCTCTTCTTTAGAGAGCCCCGCCTCTATCAACGGGCTTTTTACCCCAAGCTCCGATATCGCTCTCCGTCCCGGTCTAAAATCGGAAAGATCATCCAGGGTGCTCCCCTCAGCGACAAAGGAAAAACCCTCCTCCTTAGCGATCTCAATAAGGGAGGTAAGGAGTTCCTTCTTGCAGTAATAACATCTATCCTCAGGATTTTCTCTAAATTTCGGCACATCGAGCTCATTGGAGTTGATCACTTTATGAGGTATACTCCATTTCTTGGCAAATTCCTTCGCCTCCTTTAGCTCGTGAACGGGGTAGGTAGGACTATCCGCCGTAATCGCAAGCATCCGTTCCCCCAATACCTGGTGAGCAATATAGGTCAAATAGCTACTATCTACCCCTCCGCTAAAGGCAACCACCAAGGAGCCATAACCTTCTATTATCTCCTTTAATCTTTTCTCCTTCGCAGAAAGAGACATCTCATCCTTAATGTTAAAAAAGTAGCTTCCTTGAGTCAAAATATTTTGTTGCAGGATTATTGAAGCAAACCTTTGACAGACGAAGCTATTTTGGTTATTTTCTTAAAGTTGGAGGTTGAAATGTTCAAATTGAAGAAAAATTTTATCCCCCTTTTCCTCTTCTCCTTCCTTATTATCCTTCCACCAAATAAACCCGACCTACTGTTGTCCAAAGTATGGGAAGTATCATTTCCCAGTAATGGGAAACCGCGAGCGATTGTGGCGGCACCAATTGGGAATAATGAGAGGATTTACGGGGTGGCAAAAAACGGTATCGTCCAAGCCATCTCGTTGCAAGGAAAGGTGGTTTGGGAGTACGATGCCGGTGAGGAAATCACCCTCCCTCTATTAATCCTCCGAGGACTTCTTTTTGTACTCTCCCCCTCGGGAAGGCTAATCGCTCTAAATGTGGAAACGGGTGAGGTCTTTTTTGAAAAAAACTTCGGGAAGGGGATAACCTCTGGTGCCGTTTCTCAAGATGGGACTATACTCTTAGGGTTTAAAGGGGGGAAACTTTGCGCCTTTTCTTGCCTATCGGGGAAAAAGCTCTGGTCTTTCTCTACCCAGGGGGATATTGTAGCTTCCCCCCTAATTATAAGAGAAAAGCTCTTTTTGGGAACCACTAAGGGAAAGCTTTATTCCATAGATCCAAAAAAGAAAGGGAGACCCATATGGGAG
It encodes:
- a CDS encoding NAD(+)/NADH kinase; this translates as MEIRCAGIIAKPKAEVAKKVIAELLSWLKEKKIEVIFDNQTAALAEGVTGESREILANKADLIIVLGGDGTLLNVAHSIKGSKTPILAVNLGSMGFLTEVSLNDLYPMLTKVLEGEYRLDPRMMLYSRLFRHSEEMLSYHVLNDVVINKSALARIIDIEVRIDGHLVTVFKSDGLIIATPTGSTAYSLAAGGPIIFPSMEAVIITPICPHSLTNRSLVVPPDSTIEATLKTTDEEVYLTLDGQEGLFLRPGDKIEIVKSPHILYLIHSPRKNYFEVLRNKLKWGER
- the larE gene encoding ATP-dependent sacrificial sulfur transferase LarE; translated protein: MSLSAKEKRLKEIIEGYGSLVVAFSGGVDSSYLTYIAHQVLGERMLAITADSPTYPVHELKEAKEFAKKWSIPHKVINSNELDVPKFRENPEDRCYYCKKELLTSLIEIAKEEGFSFVAEGSTLDDLSDFRPGRRAISELGVKSPLIEAGLSKEEVRNLSRKAGLSTWNKPSFACLASRFPYHHPITKEKLVMVERAEEVLRELGFHQFRVRHHQELARIELESEDIKRAVSPEVKRKIVKAFKEIGYHFIALDLEGYRQGSMNEPLLRKDSKDG
- a CDS encoding PQQ-binding-like beta-propeller repeat protein, whose protein sequence is MFKLKKNFIPLFLFSFLIILPPNKPDLLLSKVWEVSFPSNGKPRAIVAAPIGNNERIYGVAKNGIVQAISLQGKVVWEYDAGEEITLPLLILRGLLFVLSPSGRLIALNVETGEVFFEKNFGKGITSGAVSQDGTILLGFKGGKLCAFSCLSGKKLWSFSTQGDIVASPLIIREKLFLGTTKGKLYSIDPKKKGRPIWEKTLPGELRASIVYSKGKLFLGSTSDYFYAVDATSGKMKWRFRTGGDIITKAIAWKNYIIVSSLDSSLYCFSQKRGHLIYRIDLPFRSYLSPLSAFDHLFIAPYGSKLLIIEPRTGRRKGELEVGELITSPPLYFHNLIIVGTNKGKLVGFGKGAKANPPQEDNSRQQQQRLWRRLPHW
- a CDS encoding helix-turn-helix domain-containing protein; the encoded protein is MAEAPEIIGIASGKGGVGVSLIAVNLGGYLALSGRRVVLVDANLGGASLHTYLGVGFPKLSLADFLFRGVKDLNELRIETNIPNLSLVPGIVTDLMAFSIRYYQKLRFINALSELDADYVILDIGGGTSYNTLDLFLQAERKLLITLPFPAALEGCYRFLKAAFLRYLQHSIPAKEMKTFLNRLVERGVSSSFDVVEQVKSLLPEFVPKVAEARDSLTVGLALNQVKDKGEKRMGKMIEWAVRYHLGIPLSYVGSIPYDEAMEKSALTARPLISIDKDSAVSLGIENLANIIVSYRKKQDFELKPASSLNYYQLLGISPDASLEEVARGYERMKRFYQEDNFAIYFLLSSAEISKISELIGRAYRILSDPEERVKYDSRLVERGEIKGEECVDYTTLRGGKGEIKERDTFPVLDEVYSGSYLKKIRVLRNIPLEEISTRTKITLRNLELIEEEDFASLPPRVYLRGFIVEYAKVLGLNPEEVVRGYLARYDRWRERRE
- a CDS encoding STAS domain-containing protein, whose product is MEITKREKGEVTILDIKGKMALGYNEGALREEIEDLLKEGKRKIIINLSEVSYMDSTGVGELVSSFREAKNREAVIKIINVGNKVYRTLTIMKLLPIFKVFSSEEEALKSFAK